In a single window of the Elaeis guineensis isolate ETL-2024a chromosome 4, EG11, whole genome shotgun sequence genome:
- the LOC105043326 gene encoding LOW QUALITY PROTEIN: uncharacterized protein PAM68-like (The sequence of the model RefSeq protein was modified relative to this genomic sequence to represent the inferred CDS: inserted 1 base in 1 codon) — METLLQQVALPSPLHITRASTWMNRSPVPILPTSPVHMLXSKRRAKELQGQGRGFGKTASDKNRRPEEGDINNNTQNDGDDEIPPDVFNRLIRRMLFSVGIPMGLGIGLLYVLSLLKKGNIWEVPGWLPFLTILLSFGTSAMGIAYATLTTSWDQNKEGSLLGWEEAQKNWPELWKEEDDKR, encoded by the exons ATGGAAACTCTCCTTCAGCAAGTGGCGCTGCCATCACCTCTCCACATTACAAGAGCTTCTACATGGATGAATAGAAGCCCAGTTCCCATCCTTCCCACAAGTCCTGTCCATATGC CCTCAAAGAGAAGGGCTAAAGAGCTGCAAGGCCAAGGCAGAGGATTCGGAAAAACTGCCTCGGATAAGAACAGAAGGCCAGAAGAAGGTGATATCAACAATAACACTCAGAACGACGGAGACGATGAGATACCCCCAGATGTGTTCAATAGGTTGATACGTCGTATGCTGTTCTCCGTCGGGATCCCAATGGGATTGGGCATTGGCTTGTTGTACGTGCTAAGTTTGCTCAAGAAAGGCAACATATGGGAGGTGCCTGGATGGCTGCCATTCCTGACCATCCTACTCTCTTTCGGGACGTCAGCGATGGGCATTGCTTATGCTACTCTGACTACCAGCTGGGATCAAAACAAGGAGGGTTCCCTTCTAGGATGGGAGGAAGCCCAGAAAAACTGGCCTGAGctgtggaaggaagaagatgataaGAGATGA